The Scleropages formosus chromosome 3, fSclFor1.1, whole genome shotgun sequence genome contains the following window.
CACTTCACTTGTAGTCCAATTTTTAGGCGTGACAGaaaaataaccatttttttaaattttcattcctgtggacttttttttttgacacagcTGTATTTCTGTTATATATACATGTTAAAACacttgtttcatttcagtgccTGGAGCAGCTATAGCTGTATCAGTCAAGATAAACAACAAACACTTTTCAATGAGAGCagattaagttttaaaaaagtatattagtttaaaactttttttggcTAAGAAATAACTAAGGAAaactataaaaagaaaaaaacacataaaaatgatgaTACATCTTACTAAAAACTGTTGggaatgtatttatatttgcttaTATTGTTAATCGATTCAATTAACTGTTGATTATTCATAAAAAGATCATTGTTGCTACCGGAAGTTGCACCGGAAGTGCTCCCGGAAGTAGATCCCTTCTCTATCCAATCGATCAAAAATGCGAAATGGAGGCGCAATGGGACGATGGGTTCACCATATCGCACTATCTGTCGCACTTCCTGTCAAATTCTTTGGGAAAAATAGTCTCCCGTTTCCGAGTGACTGTTTCACCGGAAGTGTACCGCATCCCTTCTGTCCACTTCATTCTACACTGGTAACTGGTCATTAGTAAACAAACCTGTACCCTGTGAGACACAGAGCACGCGATCAGTCCGTCAGTTGACAGCAAGTGTTTATTTTCAGGAAAGTGTTTTAATCTACGGAAATATGGGGGATGTCTGCCTTGATTACAATGTCGTATTTCCCCAGTCTAGCATTTCTGGTAAGTCGCACGAGTTGCGCGAAAATCACCGATCATATCAGCATGCGTGTAAgcttttgaaataataatatggtACATGACATGTAATCGTTAGTGGCCTTTAGCTTTACTGTTCCTTGTACCGAAAACGTTACAAAAGACGTATTGGTAAGCGTATTTGTAGACAGTGACtgaatgtgtggtttttttttaataatagtaGTACTTAACAATACACTGCTGGTATCAATTGTAtagttttatatttgttataaGCTTGTAGAAAATACGTGTATGAAAAGGACGCACCCTGATCTAcgtgtgatttctttttttaaattttttttattcccccttTCTTTTCCAGAGAAGCACTGGAAGGGATCTCAAGGACCAGTTGTCATTTTACTGGGTTGGGCTGGGTGTAAGGATAGACATCTGGTGAAGTATAGCTCTATATACAATGAGCAGGTCTgagtacagcattttttttgggTGTTACCACgttgatatactgtacattgtttaCCAGTGTGAGTAACTGatcttctttctcctttttctcaAACCACACAGGGTTGCATTACGTTTCGCTACACGGCGCCCCTGAGATCGGTGTTTATCTCCGAATCTTTGGGATATAGGGAGCTGCGCACTACTGCCAATAAACTGCTTGAACTGCTGTATGAATATGAGGTGGAGAACAACCCCATATTCTTCCATGTGTTCAGCAATGGTGGGTTTATGCTGTACCGGTACATGGTGGAACTTCTGCGTAGTGATGCTCAGTTCCGCACCCTCAGGGTTGTCGGTGCCGTGATGGACAGTGGCCCAGGTAACCGGAACTTAAAAGGTGCGTTGCGGGCGATTGTTGCATCCCTGGGACCCAAGTCCAATGCAGCATTGGTCTACATCCTCCTGGTATTGTTTGCTTGCATGGTGGTCCTCCTGAGGATCATCTTGTACCCGCTGACCAGGTACATCCACAAGAACCACTACGATGCCATGCGAGAACATCCTGCAACCTGGCCTCAGCTGTATCTTTACTCAAGGGCGGACAACATCATCCAACATGAGGATGTGGAGCAGATGGTGAAGGCTGTGCAGGAGAAGGGTATCTCTGTGGAGAGCTTTGCTTTTGATACTTCTGCTCATGTGTGTCTTTTTCGAGACTTTCCGGAGGAGTACCCGCGTCGATGTCTGGCTTTTCTTGGCAACTGCATGAGAGAAGAGACTAGACCAAAAAAGCGTCTCTCTGTGCCATCTTAAAGTTACACAGTGGCAGATATGGGGTCCAAAAGCcaaacattgtaattcactGTAATGTTTTGATATATGAATGTACTACTGAACCCTGTGCCTTGGAAATGTTTCTGGGTAATGGTTAAACGTGacacataatgtaaatgttgataAATGCCTAAATAGTCATTGTAAAATGAACTTTTACTGTACTTGAAATTGTATTCTTTAGAAAATTAAGtgttcatttaatttacagAAGTTTCACAGGATTTCTGTTTGTCCTGTGTCTttagaaataaacaatttatttgtgACTTTGTTTGTGGTGTACATCTTAGTTATGAACTGCTGTATATCTACACCTTTCATAAAATTCTGGATTATAGGAAATGAAATATGCcgtgttaaaattaaattgtaagTAATATGATGCATTCAGGTAGTGAATTAAAGTAAAATCGGTTTAACCAATTTAGCTGAATAGAATCGTTTGTTGAAGAGAGAGGCTGGGGTTAGTGACGTCACTTTGCGCGACGGAGTGAATTGTAGTTTAATAACGAACGTAGCTTTAAAACTACACTTGCATCGCTGCCTCGTTGCGAACGGGTACATGGTAGAATATCTACTTTAATTCGTTAATCTAGCGATCGTCATTTACgcatatttatattaaattctGGTTGATACCCGATGTTAATAGCCATAGAGACTTCAGACTTAGCGGGTCGTTGGAAAGTGATCCTGATTTGAAATGGTCTCGGACCTACACTCAGTTCGAATTACTGACTCACAACTGATTCCTTATTCAATCAAAGTGGATCTGTGTTAAGGATTTTTTAAAGCCACGCACTTCCCTTCCCATCACGTTATCCTTTCACTTGTTCTTACTGTGAAAATGAACCTAAGTCTGTATGAATTCTGTTCCTGTGACCTGTCACTTATCCAACTATTTGTTCCAGTTGTCTCGTTATATAGTAGTTGTTTATGAAATTCTTTATAAATCTAGTTTTACCTTGTCTGAccaattttaataaaagcaacATAGTTTTAAACCCAGTATTTTATGCTACATCATGCTACAATCCATTATGGGCTTCAGTGCTTAAAAGAACCTGAACTaagtcaatttaattttttaatggcAACAGCAGCGACATGCAAAATATGGtaacaacacagaaaaatgaatgtaatttgttttttttggatggCTCTTTCTCGTGACATTCCCGATGGCAATGGGTGCAGATGCCAGAGTTGGGATTTGGGTGGAGGTTAAAGTGATGTTAAGCCAATGAGGACATCATTGACCCCGTTAAGAGTCACAGTAACAGTTGTAACAGTATAATAACGGAAAGCTAAACATGCGCTCACCAAAATGCATGAGAAGCTGTTACAACAGGTACTGAAGcctccaaaaagaaaacaaaataaaatattataaggCCAGCATGTTAAATAGTAACTATAAGTATAAACATCCTTTTTATTGAATGTAAACACAAGTTGATGCTATAACAGTAGTATTTATAGGACAGCATATACTATAGTAATTATGATAGTATAGTTTTAAACATTTAgggacagcttgtagtgtagtggttagaattaAAAATCCAGAatttgcaggttcaatccccacttccagctgtggtacccttgagcaaggtacttaccctaaattgctctagtaaaattacccagctgtataaatgggtaaataattgtgagcttaacactgtacatcactttggagaaaaacatcagctaaatgaagaaatggaaatgtgaaGCAGTGATATGATTGATAGAACCAAATAATGTGACAGTGGTATCCCTTCAAACTTCAGTTCCGTAGGCTGTGCAGACTAgcttttgattgtttttttttgtaaacatgaCATGTTTtagaaaatgattttttctgTTCCCCTACATTAAAGTAATACATCCCGTTTTTGGTCACAACACAGAGCGGAACAAGGGGAAATGCAATGTATCCGAGCGTCTTTTGACAGCGTATATGGTCACAGTGGGCTGAAAGAATGGGACATGCTCTGAAAAGGGCACCCGATATCTGTTACGAGTGATGTACAAGGAGCCGAAAGTGTTTCAGACATCTGGCACAAGCAAGGCCAAGATAGATCAGCAAATGGATAACTGTCCAGGAGAATTGCCATCGctttgctccaggaaaaaacaTTGGAGGCCAACTTTTCAGTTGTGCCTGCCAGGCAAAGAGATGTCTTCCATTAGCCACAGTGTTTATAGAGCAAAGGTGGATTGTAAATAGTTACCTTTCCCCTGTCTCAGACATTAATGTATCCTCTGGACAGGCGAAGCTAGCCTTTACCTTTCTCCGCGGGCAGCATTTGCGTGGGCACCAGTGCTTCAAATTGGTTGGGCCCCGAAAGGAGAGATTTCTATCGAATGTCTCTTGACTGTCATATTTGACATTTGGGAGCGAGTCGTTGGCATTTGTCTCTCCAGAAAGCTGGCCCTGGTACTTCATATATCATTTAGAGCCACTTGCAAGAAAAGGAGAAGGGGGAGTGTATGGATTTGCTGAGGCAGATGCTCATCGCTCAGCGGAGTGTGTGCTGATCGGCCGTATGTCTCCGAGTCGCACCGCAGtggcagaagaaagaaaacaattgcCCAGGTGGCCTGGTTTAAACCCAACTGACCCTGCTTGGAGGTTTAGAGTTACAAACAACCTTTTTTAGTTCTtataggaaaagaaaaaacacacacaggtaccaAATGATGTTAGATGCattgtttcagatgttttttaaCTTGTATCTCAAGCCAGGCTCCTTAGCACCCCTCAAGCTTTTTACTCCCCTTTTTGCTGCCCAACACATCCActcccttatattccccatgaGTCCCTACcgcggttgaacactttattccattttacccacaattcaactattcaCAATAAATcgttttcccgctcaaactttCAGTAACGCAGGTCTTTGCAATATGTTAAAATGAGCCATGGTTATCTCTAGAGAGACTTCATCCATATTGTTTTTCTCTTGACAATAAAACACGAAATACGAATAACGTACTTATTTGACAAGTCGACTGATTTGTGTGAATGATATGGAGAAAATGGATGGAAGAAAGTGGATGGAAACTATgtggtttttgattttgttaaaaTCATTTATGTTAGTGTAAAACTAAAGATTAATATTTGCACGGTTTTAGCCGGACTGAAAATTCTGATCAAGTACCTTTTTTACCTCTGGGCTCATTCTGGCAGCTTTCGTTTTGTGTGTTCCCTGTGttgaaagcaagcagaggttgGCAGAGAAAGAACCCGCAGCAGAGCTGCATGGACCTCAACCTGTGACCAATAGCTGCCAGTTCAGGCTTTGCAGCATGTTCGCTTATCCTCGTTCGTCTTCCTCATTTAGAAAGAGGCCGCAAAGTCTACGGAAACGGTAGCGTTCAAGCGACCGGAGAGAATGCATCAAGAGGTCTGCTCCCTGCTGTGCTTAGATTAGCTGTGAGTCCTATTGACAGTGTGTACTGCAGTTATGTGTTATGTGGCAGTGACACTTTGCTGTACCACGATGGCACGGATGGAAGGATGTCTGTGCAGCAAAACCAGGATTTCCACTAAAAAGGGGTTTAGTCTCTGTGTTGCTTTGACTTTCTTATATTcttatttttgcttcatttttatttctctatttcaCTGTCTGCAGGACAGTTTCATTCCAagcaacttttcatttttacacattataCATCTGGATGTTTTACTCACAcaaggggcgcagtgggttggaccggctcgtgctctccagtgggtctggagttcgagtctcgcttggggtgccttgtgacggactggcgtcccgtcctgggtgtgtcccctccccctctggccttatgccctgagttgccaggtaggctccggttccctgcaaccccgtctgggacaagcggttctgaaagtgtgtgtgttttactcgCACACTTTGGGCATAGTGGGCTGTGTGACTGTACGTCAGTTTGTTCCCCAGCTCAGTGTATGgggtttgtgtgtttctcccctgttcacatgggtttcttcccgtgttgctccagttttctcctgcagtcTAAAGGTAggggtttcaggtgaactaaTGACTCTCATATGCCTTTGGCGGTTAAGTGTTAATAAATGTGCGTGCAattgtcttgcgatggactggtgtcccatcctgagtgtgccTTGCACCACACCCTttacttctgggatagactccagatcaCCATAACCCTGCATTTGCTATTTCTGATAatgtatgaatggatggatgattgaATTCATATTATATTCCTGCTAAAGCAACCACTCTAAGAGCCTCCTGGGTTTTGAACAGACATTTTGGATTCCTTATCCTTAACCACTTTGACACGCAGTTATGTTTGGGAGGTTAGCtcagacagcttttttttttgtttttgagggACACCTCCTCAATGCCTACTGACCCTTAGGTATCTAAGCTAGATTGCAAGAATGTTTTTACCGACCCTGTGCGATGCAATGGCACCACCTTTCATGCAGGGGGTTGACactctcttctgctcttctttgcCAGTAACTACTGACCGGTTCAGGAACTCAGTTGCAGCACCACCTGTATTTCTACCATTACAACTAGGCTTAATTTACCAGGCTGTGAAAAGAACAGGGCTGACTTGACAGTGCAGGTTTCATTggggtggttagagctgttgcctttagacctgaaagagtagaggttcaaatctcacctctagctttagtacccttgagcaaggtccttaccttgaactactccagtaaaattactgagctgtctaaatgggtaaataagtgtagttagattaaaactgtaagttgctttggagagaagtgtcagctaaattaataaatgtagcatTGTAGTCATTTCAGCATCCTTCTGTTTCCAAACAGACCCCACGGTGTTCATGCAGTGGCGAGAGGACCTTAATTTGATATTCAGGTCTTAGATGAATGGTTGGTGTGAATGACTGCTGGGGAGCTGTGAAAGTTACTCTTCTATTAATTACTTTCTAAGCTAAATGAGCAGCCAAAGGTTTCTGTAAATTCTTACTTTTTCACTCTGCAGGTTCTGCTGGACTTGGAGCAGAAGTAGCAGATGTACCATTGTGATGACAGCTGGACCAAAGCCACAACGGATCACCTGTTTGACCTCTGTTAGTCATAGTCCACAACCGCtgtgaccagcagcagcaccgagGGGGTTGGGGAGAAGGGAGATGTGGCTGTTGTCCTCAAGCACAGACTAGTCTTCCCGTCCCATGTGCTCAGAAAGATTCCATGGAGGACGTGAAAGAGAGCTTCTACAATGTCTGTGCTCGACTGGACAAAGCCCTCACCGTGGCGGATGGGAGCAAGTCCAGGATCACGGAACACGAGAAGCGGAGCAAGGACCAGCTGGAGAGACTGTTTGACCGCAGGCCTGAGCAGGTGTGCCCTTTTCCCTGCCGTCCTGGc
Protein-coding sequences here:
- the tmem53 gene encoding transmembrane protein 53 isoform X2 — its product is MGDVCLDYNVVFPQSSISEKHWKGSQGPVVILLGWAGCKDRHLVKYSSIYNEQGCITFRYTAPLRSVFISESLGYRELRTTANKLLELLYEYEVENNPIFFHVFSNGGFMLYRYMVELLRSDAQFRTLRVVGAVMDSGPGNRNLKGALRAIVASLGPKSNAALVYILLVLFACMVVLLRIILYPLTRYIHKNHYDAMREHPATWPQLYLYSRADNIIQHEDVEQMVKAVQEKGISVESFAFDTSAHVCLFRDFPEEYPRRCLAFLGNCMREETRPKKRLSVPS
- the tmem53 gene encoding transmembrane protein 53 isoform X1, which encodes MGRWVHHIALSVALPVKFFGKNSLPFPSDCFTGSVPHPFCPLHSTLESVLIYGNMGDVCLDYNVVFPQSSISEKHWKGSQGPVVILLGWAGCKDRHLVKYSSIYNEQGCITFRYTAPLRSVFISESLGYRELRTTANKLLELLYEYEVENNPIFFHVFSNGGFMLYRYMVELLRSDAQFRTLRVVGAVMDSGPGNRNLKGALRAIVASLGPKSNAALVYILLVLFACMVVLLRIILYPLTRYIHKNHYDAMREHPATWPQLYLYSRADNIIQHEDVEQMVKAVQEKGISVESFAFDTSAHVCLFRDFPEEYPRRCLAFLGNCMREETRPKKRLSVPS